A genome region from Nocardia sp. NBC_01730 includes the following:
- a CDS encoding Zn-ribbon domain-containing OB-fold protein, with amino-acid sequence MAQALAPDVSTWPEDNPQLIGSRCADCAATTWPRQARCPRCSGPKMFDRLLPRSGTLVAWTTQGFVPKLPYAGRETADTFEPFGIGLVQLDDEVRVETRLTEADPAKLRAGMQVELVFVPLYLDDTGTEIMTCAFAPA; translated from the coding sequence ATGGCACAGGCGCTCGCGCCCGACGTCTCGACGTGGCCGGAAGACAACCCACAGCTCATCGGTAGTCGATGCGCCGACTGCGCGGCCACGACCTGGCCGCGACAAGCTCGGTGCCCGCGGTGCAGCGGACCGAAGATGTTCGATCGCCTGCTACCGCGAAGCGGCACCTTGGTGGCATGGACGACCCAGGGATTCGTCCCGAAGCTGCCCTACGCCGGACGAGAGACGGCGGACACATTCGAACCGTTCGGCATCGGCCTGGTCCAGCTCGATGACGAAGTGCGGGTCGAGACCAGGCTGACCGAAGCCGACCCAGCAAAGCTGCGCGCCGGAATGCAGGTCGAGCTGGTCTTCGTTCCGCTCTACCTGGACGACACCGGGACCGAGATCATGACGTGCGCCTTCGCGCCCGCCTGA
- a CDS encoding glycoside hydrolase family 3 C-terminal domain-containing protein, with protein sequence MLGQAAGGAFADILFGEVNPSGKLAEAIPLRLQATPAYLNYPGKAGRVRATARASWSTATTRPSNEPSGIGSGTGCPTPPSPSMP encoded by the coding sequence TTGCTCGGGCAGGCCGCCGGTGGCGCCTTCGCCGACATCCTGTTCGGTGAGGTCAACCCATCGGGCAAGCTCGCAGAAGCCATCCCGCTCCGATTGCAGGCCACCCCGGCATACCTCAACTACCCTGGCAAGGCCGGGCGGGTGCGCGCTACGGCGAGGGCGTCATGGTCTACCGCTACTACGAGACCGTCGAACGAGCCGTCCGGTATCGGTTCGGGCACAGGCTGTCCTACACCACCTTCGCCGTCGATGCCCTGA
- a CDS encoding carboxymuconolactone decarboxylase family protein yields MRLPPLPEKEWKATTRSALAGMLPKSRQNPQSAGNALATLVRHPDLTKAFLGFNIHLLFRSTLPPRLRELAILRVAHRLNCAYEWSHHVRGAIEAGLTRDEIEAVRRGEAADEFDRVVLGAVDELDEEASLSDQTWAALATRLDEQQRMDLVFTVGCYGMLAMAFNTFGVEVEH; encoded by the coding sequence ATGCGCTTGCCGCCTTTACCCGAGAAGGAGTGGAAAGCCACCACCCGTTCCGCGCTGGCCGGCATGCTGCCCAAATCCCGGCAGAATCCGCAGAGCGCCGGAAACGCGCTGGCTACGCTCGTTCGTCATCCGGATCTGACGAAGGCGTTCCTCGGCTTCAACATCCATCTGCTCTTCCGGTCGACGCTGCCGCCACGGTTGCGCGAACTCGCCATCTTGCGGGTCGCACACCGGCTCAACTGCGCCTACGAGTGGAGCCATCACGTCCGCGGCGCTATCGAGGCCGGATTGACCCGCGACGAAATCGAGGCCGTCCGGCGCGGTGAGGCTGCCGACGAGTTCGATCGTGTCGTACTCGGTGCGGTCGACGAGCTCGACGAGGAAGCGAGCCTGTCCGACCAGACCTGGGCCGCGCTGGCCACTCGCCTCGATGAACAACAACGCATGGACCTTGTTTTCACGGTCGGCTGCTACGGCATGCTGGCCATGGCGTTCAACACCTTCGGCGTAGAAGTCGAACACTGA
- a CDS encoding thiolase family protein, producing the protein MNDVAIVGVGLHRFGRFGAKSAIEMGADAIQLALADAGAEWKDIQFGFGGSYEVSNPDAVTRLVGLTGIPFTNVFNACATAASCIEQTAEAIRSGKYDIGIAVGMDKHPRGAFTDDPSKLGLPGWYAENGQFVTTKFFGIKANRYLQDHDISQRTLAKVAAKNFRNGALNPNAYRRTPIAEDDILGSTMLNYPLTQYMFCSPDEGAAAVIMCRGELAHRYTSRPVYLRSSAIRTRRYGAYEVHSTWAAVDEDVSPTVYASRAAFETAGIGPEDVDVIQLQDTDAGAEVIHMAENGFCADGDQEKLLAEGATEIGGRLPINTDGGLIANGEPIGASGIRQVYELVQQLRGQAGDRQVPGEPKVGYAQVYGAPGTAAASILSV; encoded by the coding sequence ATGAACGACGTTGCCATTGTGGGCGTCGGCCTGCACCGGTTCGGCCGCTTCGGAGCCAAGTCGGCGATCGAGATGGGCGCCGACGCAATCCAGCTTGCGCTGGCCGATGCCGGAGCCGAGTGGAAGGATATCCAGTTCGGTTTCGGTGGTAGTTACGAGGTGAGCAACCCCGATGCCGTGACCCGCCTGGTAGGGCTGACCGGAATACCGTTCACCAATGTTTTCAACGCCTGCGCTACCGCAGCCAGCTGCATCGAACAGACGGCGGAGGCGATCCGTTCGGGCAAGTACGACATCGGCATCGCCGTCGGCATGGACAAGCACCCTCGCGGCGCGTTCACCGACGACCCGTCGAAGCTGGGACTGCCGGGCTGGTACGCGGAGAACGGACAGTTCGTCACCACGAAGTTCTTCGGGATCAAGGCCAACCGCTACCTGCAGGATCATGACATCTCGCAGCGCACCCTCGCCAAGGTCGCGGCCAAGAATTTCCGCAACGGGGCGCTCAACCCGAATGCCTACCGGCGCACGCCGATCGCCGAAGACGACATCCTCGGCTCCACCATGCTGAACTACCCCTTGACGCAGTACATGTTCTGCTCGCCCGACGAGGGCGCGGCCGCCGTGATCATGTGCCGCGGCGAGCTCGCCCATCGCTACACCTCGCGACCGGTCTACCTCCGGTCGAGTGCGATTCGCACCCGACGCTACGGCGCTTACGAGGTACACAGCACCTGGGCCGCGGTCGACGAGGATGTCTCACCGACTGTGTACGCCTCCCGCGCGGCCTTCGAAACAGCCGGCATCGGGCCGGAGGACGTGGACGTCATCCAGTTGCAGGACACCGACGCCGGCGCGGAGGTCATTCACATGGCCGAGAACGGTTTTTGCGCCGACGGTGACCAGGAGAAGCTGCTCGCCGAGGGTGCGACCGAGATCGGCGGAAGGCTGCCGATCAACACCGACGGCGGGCTCATCGCCAACGGCGAGCCGATCGGCGCCTCCGGCATCCGGCAGGTCTACGAGCTCGTGCAGCAGCTGCGGGGGCAGGCGGGCGATCGTCAAGTACCCGGCGAACCGAAGGTCGGATACGCACAGGTCTATGGCGCGCCGGGTACCGCGGCAGCGTCGATCCTCTCCGTCTGA
- a CDS encoding fibronectin type III-like domain-contianing protein yields the protein MVYRYYETVERAVRYRFGHRLSYTTFAVDALTATLTGIDTATVELAVSNTGVREGKYVVQVYGATTAGAVRRPAQELRAFTKIKLAPSETRIVTVELDRRRCRTRGSDASRSLSIARASGIGP from the coding sequence ATGGTCTACCGCTACTACGAGACCGTCGAACGAGCCGTCCGGTATCGGTTCGGGCACAGGCTGTCCTACACCACCTTCGCCGTCGATGCCCTGACCGCGACGCTAACCGGGATCGACACCGCGACTGTCGAACTGGCGGTCTCCAATACCGGTGTGCGAGAAGGGAAGTACGTGGTGCAGGTCTACGGCGCCACGACGGCGGGAGCAGTCCGTCGCCCGGCACAAGAGTTACGCGCTTTCACCAAGATCAAGCTGGCACCGAGCGAAACCCGCATCGTCACAGTGGAACTCGATCGCAGGCGCTGCCGGACACGCGGGTCCGACGCCAGCAGGTCACTGTCGATCGCCAGGGCCTCCGGAATCGGACCATGA
- a CDS encoding aromatic ring-hydroxylating oxygenase subunit alpha, producing the protein MPHFTKPAAGSWTQHYPTLGTEPVDYTDSTDPQFYEDERNAIFKKSWLNVGRVERLPRTGSYFTRELACIGTSLIIVKDTDDTIRAFHNICRHRGNKLVWDDYPNEETAGTCRQFTCKYHAWRYSLAGEVKFVQQEQEFFDLDKNLYGLKPVRCEVWQGFIFINTDNNAPPLNDYLGTMIKGVEGYPFHEMTETYTYRADIGSNWKLFIDAFAEFYHAPILHMKQAVKDEADKLAGTGYEALHYEIQPPHSMISSWGGMAPPKDPNMVKPIERILRSGLFGPWDKPDIEGLDTLPEGINPARHRAWGIDEFEIFPNMSLLFWEPGWFLTYHYWPTAVNRHIFEAALYFVPAKNARERLAQELAAVTFKEYALQDANTLEATQTMLATNIVTDFPLNDQEILLRHLHKTAKDKVEEYRNANTAP; encoded by the coding sequence TTGCCCCACTTCACCAAACCAGCAGCAGGCAGCTGGACCCAGCACTACCCAACCCTGGGCACCGAACCCGTCGACTACACCGACTCCACCGACCCCCAATTCTACGAAGACGAACGCAACGCCATCTTCAAAAAATCCTGGCTCAACGTCGGCCGCGTCGAACGCCTCCCCCGTACCGGCAGCTACTTCACCCGCGAACTCGCCTGCATCGGCACCTCACTCATCATCGTCAAAGACACCGACGACACCATCCGCGCCTTCCACAACATCTGCCGCCACCGCGGCAACAAACTCGTCTGGGACGACTACCCCAACGAAGAAACCGCAGGCACCTGCCGCCAATTCACCTGCAAATACCACGCCTGGCGCTACAGCCTCGCCGGCGAAGTAAAATTCGTCCAACAAGAACAAGAATTCTTCGACCTCGACAAAAACCTCTACGGACTCAAACCCGTCCGCTGCGAAGTCTGGCAAGGCTTCATCTTCATCAACACCGACAACAACGCACCCCCACTCAACGACTACCTCGGCACCATGATCAAAGGCGTCGAAGGCTACCCCTTCCACGAAATGACCGAAACCTACACCTACCGCGCCGACATCGGCAGCAACTGGAAACTCTTCATCGACGCCTTCGCCGAGTTCTACCACGCCCCCATCCTCCACATGAAACAAGCCGTCAAAGACGAAGCCGACAAACTCGCCGGCACCGGCTACGAAGCACTCCACTACGAAATCCAACCCCCCCACTCCATGATCTCCAGCTGGGGCGGCATGGCACCACCCAAAGACCCCAACATGGTCAAACCCATCGAACGCATCCTCCGCAGCGGACTCTTCGGCCCCTGGGACAAACCCGACATCGAAGGACTCGACACCCTCCCCGAAGGCATCAACCCCGCCCGCCACCGTGCCTGGGGCATCGACGAATTCGAAATCTTCCCCAACATGTCCCTGCTCTTCTGGGAACCCGGCTGGTTCCTCACCTACCACTACTGGCCCACCGCCGTCAACCGCCACATCTTCGAAGCAGCCCTCTACTTCGTCCCCGCCAAAAACGCCCGCGAACGCCTCGCCCAAGAACTCGCCGCCGTCACCTTCAAAGAATACGCACTCCAAGACGCCAACACCCTCGAAGCCACCCAAACAATGCTCGCCACCAACATCGTCACCGACTTCCCCCTCAACGACCAAGAAATCCTCCTCCGCCACCTCCACAAAACCGCCAAAGACAAAGTCGAGGAATACCGCAATGCCAACACTGCCCCCTGA